Part of the Bacillota bacterium genome is shown below.
TCGACGCGGAAGCCACCGACCGGCCAAGGGAGAGCGCCAAGCACGTCCGAGAGGATCGTGGACTTCCCCACATGCTTGCCGCCAGTCAAAAAGAAGTTGCGGGCCAACCTGTTCCTTCCTTTCCCGGACGCTCGTCCTCCCGCTCGCCAGCCACACGTAAGGGTGGCAAAGGAGCGTTGCCGTTGCGCGCCCCGAGGCGGCGGCGCATGACACGTCAGCTCTCGCGACGCTTGCTCAGGTCTGACAGGCGCTTCACAGCGCCCGTGCGAAGCAGGGCCTCGCTCACCACGAACGCGATGGCGCCGCCGGCGAGCGCCGTCACGAGCTGCGGGGTCTGCATCATATTCGCGATGGCTGGCTTTACCTGAACCACGAACCGAACCGCGCCCGACAGGACGAGGAACTTCAGCACCGAGGCGGCCACTATGCCCACTATGGCCGCGAGCCTGCCGCGCCGCTCGAGTAGACCGAACACGATGACGAGCACGGCGTTTCCAATGGCTATGAACGGTATCATCGGCCCCAGGGGCGGCGGTAGGATCCCGCGCCAGAAGGCGATGACCGGGGTCACCACGCCGATGGCCACCCCGCCACCGATGCCTACGAACGTGGCGGCGATGTAGAGCATCGTGTTCACGAGCGGCCCCGTGGCATACTGGGGCATCCCGATCATCTGAATCGCAAGCGTGAGTGCCAGCAACACAGCGGTCCGAGTAAGAAATACAACGCTTCTGTTCATCTCTTCATCGCGCCAGTCTACGGTCTATCGTGAGCCCCGCGCCCCACGAGCCCGCCGCGCCGGCATGCCCTACGGTCGCCGTTGGGCGGTGGCTCAAACCAATCACCCTCATGCCAGGCCATACGTGCACAGGCCTGCGTTTCGCCTGGCAGTGCGGTATCCCAGCCCGGGCGGCGCCGGCGCCACGCGAGGCCGCCTCCCCGACCGGCGCTCACTCTCCCTTCCTGCCGACTGCGCCGTCCGCGCTCGCCGCGGCAGCGCACGCGGCCACGAGGAGGCTCCTGGTCGCGCTTTCCACACATGTGATCTTCGACGCCCGGCGTCTGCCTCCTCCCTTACGAAGGCAGGCTTTCGGGAGACAGGCTCCACCGCCGCCCAACTGCACGCCGTGCGGCCCGCACGCGTCGCCTCTTGCGGCCGTCCTTCGGTCCTAGGTCCGCCCACTCGCTGCGAGCCTGTGTTAAGCCACCGACGCAGCGGATAGACTATGAGAGGCGGATGAAAGATAGCGCACAAAGATACCTACGTCCAAGGGCGATCCACAGTAGGCATATACAGTAGGCTACACGATAATGGGCGCTGGCGTAGCTGATAGGAGGTGTTGTTCGATGCAGGATGAGATGCGTCGCCCGATGATGCGACACCGGATGCACCACTTCGGCCCGGCGATGATGGGGATGGGCGGACCGTGTCCGATGTGCGGGGGAACGGGCGTGGCTCACCGCCGTTACCTGAGCGAGCAGGAGGAGAGAGAGTTCCTTCAGGAATATCTCAGCGATCTCCAGGCTGAGGTCGAGGGCGTCAAACGCCGCATCGCTGAGCTTGGGGGCGCGGCAACCACGTAGCCGCGAACCGGAATGGCCGACAAGCGCGTTTCCACGTTCGGGGTGGCGGCCACTTACATTGGCACGGTCGTGGGCGCCGGCTTCGCCTCGGGACAGGAGGTGCTCCAGTTCTTCGGGCACTTCGGCCTGAGAGGCATCCCGGCCATAGCAGTGGCCGTCGCCCTGTTCTCGCTATACGGGTATCTGATCCTGGAGCTCGGCAGGAAGCTCGGCGCTAAGTCGCACCTGCCCGTGGTCCGGGCGGCAGGCGGGCGCATAGTCGGGACGGCGGTTGACGGCGTGATCACGTTCTTCCTTTTCGGCGCGCTTGTGGCCATGACCGCCGGC
Proteins encoded:
- a CDS encoding ECF transporter S component; this encodes MNRSVVFLTRTAVLLALTLAIQMIGMPQYATGPLVNTMLYIAATFVGIGGGVAIGVVTPVIAFWRGILPPPLGPMIPFIAIGNAVLVIVFGLLERRGRLAAIVGIVAASVLKFLVLSGAVRFVVQVKPAIANMMQTPQLVTALAGGAIAFVVSEALLRTGAVKRLSDLSKRRES
- a CDS encoding DUF5320 domain-containing protein — translated: MQDEMRRPMMRHRMHHFGPAMMGMGGPCPMCGGTGVAHRRYLSEQEEREFLQEYLSDLQAEVEGVKRRIAELGGAATT